A genomic stretch from Serratia entomophila includes:
- a CDS encoding RNA polymerase sigma factor has protein sequence MRNELGRYLSRLWRYGLVLSHRRDIADDLVQSTCVRALERAAQFTPGTRMDRWLFSILHSIWLNEIRARHIRQGQGFVDADQLAGAENGEDPIWANEVMQRVKRLPEAQRNALFLVYVEELSYREAAEVLAVPVGTIMSRLAAARLTLAGDPLLQTRAPQSKGERS, from the coding sequence ATACGCAATGAGCTTGGCCGATACCTGTCGCGCCTGTGGCGCTATGGGCTGGTGCTGTCACACCGACGGGATATCGCCGATGACCTGGTGCAGTCGACCTGCGTACGGGCGCTGGAGCGCGCCGCCCAGTTTACGCCGGGCACGCGGATGGACCGCTGGCTGTTTTCCATTTTGCACTCCATCTGGCTCAATGAGATCCGCGCCCGGCATATTCGCCAGGGGCAAGGCTTTGTCGACGCCGACCAACTGGCCGGCGCGGAAAACGGCGAAGACCCCATCTGGGCCAATGAAGTGATGCAGCGGGTTAAGCGGCTGCCGGAAGCGCAGCGCAACGCGCTGTTTCTGGTGTATGTGGAAGAGCTTTCTTACCGGGAGGCCGCCGAGGTGCTGGCGGTGCCCGTCGGCACCATCATGAGCCGTCTGGCCGCCGCGCGCCTGACGCTGGCCGGCGATCCTCTGCTGCAAACCCGCGCTCCGCAGTCAAAAGGAGAACGATCATGA
- a CDS encoding anti-sigma factor family protein translates to MTPYSVTDELLVAYLDNQLEPQQRQDLDRRLAEEPALAERLTLLARSSLPFKQAFAPLLDEAPIERLRAGWEQPRSTGVSRRGLIAAAVGFLALGAAADRAYLLIGRPEENWRSLVAQYMALYTPETLADIDTTPQNIGNQLQHTGDRLGIALPQERLLLGGATLKNARLLAYDDHRIAQLTWLDAQYGPLALCIIQRPGPVEAAERERRQGMNVVYWSDGEHAFMLIGHNPPAEMDALAVQLRRALAA, encoded by the coding sequence ATGACCCCCTACTCCGTGACGGACGAGCTGCTGGTCGCCTATCTGGATAATCAGCTGGAGCCGCAGCAGCGCCAAGACCTCGATCGGCGTCTGGCTGAGGAGCCGGCGCTGGCCGAGCGGCTGACACTGCTGGCGCGCAGCAGCCTGCCGTTCAAACAGGCGTTTGCGCCCTTGCTCGACGAAGCGCCGATTGAACGACTGCGGGCCGGCTGGGAGCAACCTCGTTCAACCGGCGTCAGCCGCCGCGGCCTGATTGCCGCCGCCGTCGGTTTCCTGGCGTTGGGCGCCGCGGCGGATCGCGCCTATCTGCTGATCGGCCGGCCGGAGGAAAACTGGCGCAGCCTGGTGGCGCAATATATGGCGTTGTACACCCCGGAAACGCTGGCGGACATCGACACCACGCCGCAAAACATCGGCAATCAACTGCAGCATACCGGTGACAGGTTAGGCATTGCGTTGCCGCAGGAAAGGCTGCTGTTGGGTGGCGCCACGCTGAAAAATGCCCGGTTGCTGGCCTACGACGACCATCGCATCGCCCAGCTCACCTGGCTGGACGCACAGTATGGCCCGCTGGCGCTGTGCATCATCCAGCGGCCAGGCCCGGTTGAAGCAGCCGAGCGCGAGCGGCGTCAGGGCATGAACGTGGTTTATTGGTCCGACGGGGAGCATGCCTTTATGCTGATTGGCCATAATCCACCGGCGGAAATGGACGCGTTGGCGGTGCAGCTGCGCCGCGCTCTGGCGGCCTGA
- the zur gene encoding zinc uptake transcriptional repressor Zur has product MNSTTQEKLLAQAEQLCQQRNVRLTPQRLEVLRLMAQQPGAISAYDLLDLLRVVEPQAKPPTVYRALDFLLEQGFIHRVESANSYVLCHHFEQPMHTSALFICDRCGQVTERTTEGVEDTLQKLAKESGFALRHSVVEAHGLCAGCVEVEACDSKHDCGEHDHSITIKKK; this is encoded by the coding sequence ATGAACTCAACCACCCAGGAAAAGCTGCTGGCGCAGGCTGAACAACTCTGCCAGCAACGCAATGTGCGATTGACGCCGCAGCGGCTGGAAGTGTTGCGCCTGATGGCGCAGCAGCCCGGTGCCATCAGCGCGTACGACCTGCTCGATCTGCTGCGCGTCGTCGAACCGCAGGCCAAGCCGCCAACGGTCTACCGCGCGCTGGACTTCCTGCTGGAGCAAGGGTTTATCCACCGGGTAGAATCGGCCAACAGCTATGTGCTGTGCCACCATTTTGAACAGCCGATGCACACCTCCGCGCTGTTTATCTGCGATCGCTGCGGGCAAGTGACCGAGCGTACCACCGAGGGCGTGGAAGACACGCTGCAAAAGCTGGCGAAAGAGTCAGGGTTTGCGCTGCGCCATAGCGTAGTGGAAGCCCATGGCCTGTGCGCAGGATGCGTTGAAGTTGAAGCCTGTGACAGCAAGCATGATTGCGGTGAACACGACCACAGCATCACCATCAAGAAGAAATAA